A single region of the Onychomys torridus chromosome 11, mOncTor1.1, whole genome shotgun sequence genome encodes:
- the Rgs16 gene encoding regulator of G-protein signaling 16, translated as MCRTLATFPNSCLERAKEFKTRLGVFLHKSELSSDTGGLSKFEWTSKHSKERSFSEDVLGWRESFDLLLSSKNGVAAFHAFLKTEFSEENLEFWLACEEFKKIRSATKLATRAHRIFDEYIRSEAPKEVNIDHETRELTKTNVQAATASCFDVAQGKTRTLMEKDSYPRFLKSPAYRDLAAQASATSTSASSSSSSSSSSSSSSSSSSPAEPSHT; from the exons ATGTGCCGCACCCTGGCCACCTTCCCCAACTCCTGCCTGGAGAG AGCTAAAGAGTTCAAGACACGTCTGGGAGTCTTTCTTCATAAATCAGAGCTGAGTTCCGACACTGGGGGGCTTAGCAAGTTCGAGTGGACCAGCAAACATAGCAAAGAGAG AAGCTTCTCGGAAGATGTTCTGGGATGGAGAGAGTCCTTTGATTTGTTGCTGAGCAGCAAGA ATGGAGTGGCGGCCTTCCACGCCTTCCTGAAGACGGAGTTCAGCGAGGAGAACCTGGAGTTCTGGCTGGCCTGCGAGGAGTTCAAGAAGATCCGATCAGCCACCAAACTGGCCACCAGGGCTCACCGCATCTTTGATGAGTACATTCGCAGTGAAGCCCCTAAAGAG GTGAACATAGATCATGAGACCCGGGAGCTGACCAAGACCAACGTTCAGGCAGCCACGGCCAGTTGCTTCGATGTGGCTCAGGGGAAGACGCGCACCCTGATGGAGAAGGACTCCTACCCGCGCTTCCTCAAGTCGCCTGCTTATCGGGACCTGGCTGCCCAAGCCTCAGCCACCTCCACCTCTgcatccagcagcagcagcagcagcagcagcagcagcagcagcagcagcagcagcagcccagccGAGCCTTCACATACTTGA